From the Synergistaceae bacterium genome, one window contains:
- a CDS encoding endonuclease III produces the protein MDDNRKIFYVLDKLESEYHNEARSPELGHDEPLDGLILTVLSQNTNDKNRDSAFTNLKKLYPSWPEVVKAGAKNLEQAIRTAGLANTKAARIIEILNQIHADFGGYSIKKLANFTPDEMRKYLRALPGVGAKTAACVMLFDFKMAAFPVDTHVTRVIKRLGIMPEKSTPEEISLFLESIVPAERCLGGHVNIIEHGRKICHSRKADCKKCVLAEICPCLY, from the coding sequence ATGGACGATAACAGAAAAATTTTTTACGTTCTCGATAAATTAGAGTCGGAATATCACAACGAAGCCCGCTCCCCTGAACTCGGACATGATGAGCCATTGGACGGGCTGATTCTCACTGTTTTATCGCAGAACACTAACGACAAGAATCGGGACTCAGCATTTACGAATCTGAAAAAATTATATCCGTCTTGGCCTGAAGTCGTGAAAGCAGGAGCAAAGAATCTCGAACAGGCAATCAGGACAGCAGGACTCGCAAACACTAAAGCAGCAAGAATTATAGAAATCTTGAATCAGATTCACGCAGATTTTGGCGGATATTCAATCAAGAAACTTGCAAATTTTACCCCTGATGAAATGCGAAAATATTTGCGTGCTTTACCTGGAGTCGGTGCGAAAACTGCAGCTTGTGTCATGCTGTTTGATTTCAAGATGGCTGCTTTTCCTGTTGATACTCATGTAACGCGCGTTATAAAGCGTCTTGGGATCATGCCGGAAAAGTCTACACCGGAAGAAATTTCGTTATTTCTTGAGTCAATCGTACCGGCTGAAAGATGTTTAGGCGGCCACGTTAATATAATCGAGCACGGCAGAAAAATTTGTCATTCACGTAAAGCTGACTGCAAAAAATGTGTTCTCGCTGAAATTTGCCCGTGTTTATATTAA
- a CDS encoding M48 family metallopeptidase, which produces MKKFLLCLALIMSLCSSAQALITVRTVNKAWSAMSESAGLKNIPIIIDDSKNINSYVKFKSKSDYTVHITKGLMRILDNEAQAAGVFGHEIGHIMLGHYNKNVERNLGWTALGILLSRAKFPARAIGDLGMTLAEKGFSRGQEVEADDYAVNLLIKAGYNPYALYDAMKILAEHNFTSENGFNSHPPTNRRLKHLQDKAKELDSTQ; this is translated from the coding sequence ATGAAAAAATTTTTGCTTTGTCTCGCGTTAATTATGAGTCTTTGTTCGTCAGCTCAGGCATTAATAACTGTCAGGACTGTCAATAAAGCATGGTCGGCAATGTCAGAGTCAGCAGGCTTAAAGAATATCCCAATCATAATTGATGACAGCAAAAATATTAATTCATACGTAAAATTTAAGTCCAAATCTGATTATACAGTTCACATAACAAAAGGCTTAATGCGAATCTTAGACAACGAAGCACAGGCCGCAGGAGTCTTCGGACATGAAATCGGTCATATAATGCTGGGTCATTACAATAAAAATGTAGAACGCAATTTAGGTTGGACAGCTTTGGGAATATTATTAAGCCGCGCAAAATTTCCCGCACGAGCAATAGGAGATTTAGGAATGACTCTCGCCGAAAAAGGATTCAGCCGAGGCCAAGAAGTAGAAGCAGACGACTACGCAGTAAATTTATTAATCAAAGCCGGTTATAATCCATATGCTTTATATGACGCTATGAAAATTTTAGCAGAACATAATTTCACGAGCGAAAACGGTTTTAATTCACATCCTCCGACTAATAGAAGGCTCAAGCACTTACAAGACAAAGCTAAAGAATTAGACAGCACACAATAA
- a CDS encoding AAA family ATPase — protein sequence MQPDSLRKIKPVESWKISTTNDIHITKPRQPEGLPGQQRAVEAIEFGLAVNGRGYNIFLVGQPGSGRTSYALERLQSKAQTLPAPDDWLYLYNFDKPGEPLAVSVSAGKGKKLSDDLEELLKDLKVAISKAFEQSQYEDAKAQHVKKFQEKAGAIMDKLKSKAAKEKFSLKRTPQGFINIPLIADKDENGKKIIREMKPEEYESLDSDQQKKFQDASEKISQRTLLGMREIRDMEKALKDKLSRLEAEICRAAITPLLNEISEKYSGNEALLNWFAKMSDDVIENFGAFVTAAREENAEVDFTRYQANLFVSNDPSKGAPVIWETNPTYYNLSGRVEYESHQGYLYTDFRRILAGAFHKANGGFLVLDAEKVLMNFMAWESIKRILRTGEAAIENLGEQYGALPVASLRPAPIKMDLKIIMTGTPYIYELLQYYDAEFSKIFKIKASFDIDMPRNTASEKRMAKYVAEVIKREKLKPFDSSALSEIIEWSSREAEDQNLLSVDVGRLRELLTESNAWADINKPSEIVTRDHVIKAIEHKQYRAGLYHDKLLRAFGDKIFRIDTDGESVGQINGLSVIDLNDSRFGHPSRITANVFMGQEGVVNIEREVKMTGPIHNKGLMILSSYLGRKYAQDMPLSLSAHITFEQNYSGIEGDSASSTELYCLLSALSGLPLKQGIAVTGSVDQFGNVQPIGGVNEKIEGFYEFCKLTGLTGSQGVMIPESNIRHLMLNPEIINAVRDNKFSIWAVKTIDEGIELLTGVRAGRQKKNGSYSDDTVHGLVKARLKKMLTDSIRLEKKFGRDTRKTRKKAAKPDESSQNQSQE from the coding sequence TTGCAGCCGGACTCTTTGCGCAAAATTAAACCCGTCGAGAGCTGGAAAATTTCCACTACAAACGATATTCACATAACTAAGCCCCGTCAGCCTGAAGGTTTGCCAGGACAACAAAGAGCAGTAGAAGCTATAGAGTTCGGACTCGCTGTAAACGGCAGGGGATATAATATTTTTCTCGTCGGTCAGCCCGGCAGCGGAAGAACTAGTTACGCCCTCGAAAGATTGCAGAGTAAAGCTCAGACTCTCCCCGCTCCTGATGACTGGCTTTATTTGTACAATTTCGATAAACCCGGAGAACCTCTCGCCGTTTCTGTGTCAGCTGGCAAAGGCAAAAAATTATCTGATGACCTCGAAGAATTACTAAAAGATTTGAAAGTCGCAATCAGTAAAGCATTTGAGCAGAGTCAATATGAGGACGCAAAAGCACAGCACGTCAAAAAATTTCAGGAAAAGGCCGGCGCAATCATGGACAAATTAAAGTCTAAGGCTGCGAAGGAAAAATTTTCACTCAAGAGAACCCCTCAAGGCTTTATTAATATTCCGTTGATAGCTGACAAGGACGAGAACGGCAAAAAAATTATCCGCGAAATGAAGCCCGAAGAGTACGAATCACTTGACTCAGACCAGCAGAAAAAATTTCAGGATGCCAGCGAAAAAATTTCTCAGCGGACTTTACTGGGAATGCGCGAAATTAGAGACATGGAGAAAGCCCTAAAGGATAAATTAAGCAGGTTAGAGGCCGAAATCTGTCGTGCTGCAATAACGCCGTTATTAAATGAAATCAGCGAAAAATATTCCGGCAATGAAGCATTATTAAACTGGTTCGCGAAAATGTCAGATGATGTCATAGAAAATTTCGGTGCCTTCGTTACTGCTGCACGTGAGGAAAACGCAGAAGTCGATTTTACGCGCTATCAAGCAAATTTATTCGTCAGCAACGATCCTTCAAAGGGTGCGCCGGTCATATGGGAGACGAATCCTACATATTATAATTTATCCGGACGAGTCGAATATGAGAGTCATCAAGGCTATTTGTATACAGATTTCAGGCGTATATTAGCGGGGGCATTTCACAAGGCTAATGGGGGATTTCTCGTTCTTGACGCTGAAAAAGTTTTAATGAACTTCATGGCGTGGGAGTCAATAAAAAGAATCTTGCGCACAGGTGAGGCAGCTATTGAGAATCTCGGCGAACAGTACGGAGCTTTACCCGTCGCATCGTTGAGACCTGCACCCATAAAAATGGATCTGAAAATTATCATGACAGGAACGCCTTATATTTATGAGTTACTGCAATATTATGACGCGGAATTTAGCAAAATTTTCAAGATTAAGGCCAGCTTTGATATTGACATGCCCCGTAATACAGCAAGTGAAAAACGTATGGCAAAATATGTCGCTGAAGTAATAAAGCGCGAAAAATTAAAGCCTTTCGACTCGTCTGCATTGTCTGAGATTATCGAGTGGTCAAGCCGTGAAGCAGAAGATCAAAATTTGTTGTCCGTCGATGTAGGCCGTTTACGTGAATTATTGACAGAGTCTAACGCGTGGGCAGATATTAACAAACCTTCAGAAATTGTAACGCGCGATCACGTCATTAAAGCAATCGAGCACAAGCAATACCGGGCAGGACTCTATCATGATAAATTACTGCGTGCATTCGGAGATAAAATTTTCAGAATCGACACAGACGGCGAGTCAGTCGGGCAAATTAACGGCTTGTCAGTCATTGATTTAAATGATTCGAGATTCGGCCATCCTTCAAGAATCACAGCAAATGTCTTCATGGGTCAAGAAGGAGTCGTAAATATCGAACGTGAAGTAAAAATGACCGGGCCTATACACAATAAAGGCTTGATGATTCTTTCGAGCTATCTCGGCCGCAAATACGCTCAAGATATGCCGTTGAGTTTGTCAGCGCACATAACATTTGAGCAAAATTATTCGGGCATTGAGGGAGACAGCGCTTCATCGACTGAATTATATTGTTTGCTCTCTGCTTTGTCGGGTCTGCCGTTAAAACAGGGAATCGCCGTAACTGGTTCTGTAGATCAATTCGGGAACGTTCAGCCAATAGGAGGAGTCAACGAAAAAATTGAAGGTTTCTACGAGTTTTGCAAGCTCACGGGCTTAACCGGCAGTCAAGGCGTTATGATTCCTGAGTCAAATATTCGTCATTTAATGTTGAATCCTGAAATTATTAACGCTGTCAGAGATAATAAATTTTCTATCTGGGCAGTAAAAACTATCGATGAGGGAATCGAGCTTTTAACGGGAGTACGTGCAGGCCGTCAGAAAAAAAACGGTTCATACAGTGATGATACTGTTCACGGGCTTGTCAAGGCGAGACTCAAGAAAATGTTGACTGACAGTATAAGACTCGAAAAGAAATTTGGCCGCGACACAAGAAAAACTCGCAAGAAGGCCGCAAAACCTGATGAGTCGAGTCAGAATCAATCACAAGAATAA
- the speE gene encoding polyamine aminopropyltransferase has product MSEYVTRPRRFNDLWLTEYSTDNLILSLKIKEYLHSEKTQYQELLIADTYEYGRTMMLDGAFQLTERDEFCYSEMMSHVPLCAHKNPEKVLIIGGGDGAIMREVLKHECVKQCTLIDIDARVVECSKKFLPFAGCSFEDPRADFKCMDAMKFIHETSERFDVVIIDSTDPVDFAAGLFQAGFYDDVKRVMNPDALMSELTESPFTDKDLMQQALNEMRKIFQIVKLYWGVVPTYPSGMWTYGVASMTNDPAKPLRNVSNTRYYTNEIHKASFILPPFLEELTRE; this is encoded by the coding sequence ATGAGCGAATATGTAACTAGACCGAGAAGATTTAATGATTTGTGGCTGACTGAGTACAGCACTGATAATTTGATTCTCTCACTCAAGATAAAAGAGTATTTGCACTCAGAAAAAACGCAATATCAGGAATTATTAATCGCTGACACCTACGAATACGGCCGGACTATGATGTTAGACGGTGCATTCCAGTTAACCGAGCGTGATGAGTTCTGCTATTCTGAAATGATGTCGCACGTTCCTTTATGCGCGCACAAGAATCCCGAAAAAGTTTTGATTATCGGCGGGGGAGACGGTGCTATCATGCGTGAAGTTCTTAAACATGAATGTGTAAAGCAATGCACGTTAATAGATATTGACGCAAGAGTCGTAGAATGCTCGAAAAAGTTTCTGCCGTTCGCGGGGTGTTCGTTCGAGGATCCTAGAGCCGATTTTAAGTGCATGGACGCAATGAAATTTATTCACGAGACTTCAGAACGCTTTGATGTAGTAATAATTGACAGCACTGATCCTGTAGATTTTGCTGCGGGATTGTTTCAGGCGGGATTTTATGATGATGTCAAACGAGTAATGAATCCTGACGCACTCATGAGCGAATTGACCGAGTCGCCCTTCACTGATAAAGATTTAATGCAGCAGGCACTAAACGAAATGAGAAAAATTTTCCAGATCGTAAAACTTTATTGGGGAGTAGTGCCGACTTATCCGTCAGGTATGTGGACATATGGAGTCGCTTCAATGACTAATGATCCGGCCAAGCCATTAAGAAATGTGAGTAATACGCGATATTATACGAATGAGATTCATAAAGCCTCGTTTATATTGCCTCCGTTTTTGGAAGAATTGACGCGCGAATAA
- a CDS encoding restriction endonuclease: MLEALKDGHPHNYVINDLFGIIAAYIGDDPNEMSSGDKNILKERVKTARDDLKQNGLISSPSKNTYLITNAGLEILNDNPAVIDDEYLTRFRTRGNTINEPEPEQEPEPINFLVPDSESESDPEQIPEISPESDSQEIPEKSDSPAKALEDVLEKFNADLAGEILNKVAALPSDKFEKLVIDLLSKMGYRAFQNARYTTEAFDAPGEDCIHGVILESEPGLTPIYIQARKLSPSKTISKNDIQDFISALNDKGGKGLFATTASFSEQAAEFAKSEGILLIDGNRLANLMITSNFCVSLERTFTIKSFDSESFSEYEE, translated from the coding sequence TTGCTCGAAGCATTAAAAGACGGACACCCGCATAATTACGTTATAAATGACCTGTTCGGAATAATAGCAGCTTATATCGGCGATGATCCAAACGAAATGTCTTCAGGCGATAAAAATATTCTCAAGGAAAGAGTCAAGACTGCTAGAGACGATTTAAAGCAGAACGGCCTAATCTCAAGCCCGTCAAAGAATACTTATTTAATCACTAATGCAGGACTAGAAATATTAAATGACAATCCCGCAGTAATCGATGACGAATATTTAACGCGCTTTAGAACGCGAGGCAACACAATTAACGAGCCTGAACCCGAACAAGAACCGGAACCGATAAATTTTTTAGTGCCTGACTCAGAATCAGAATCAGACCCCGAACAAATACCGGAAATTTCCCCAGAGTCCGACTCTCAAGAAATCCCGGAAAAATCAGACTCGCCAGCAAAAGCTCTTGAAGATGTGCTAGAAAAATTTAATGCTGACTTGGCCGGAGAAATTTTGAACAAAGTCGCTGCGTTACCTTCTGACAAATTCGAGAAATTAGTTATTGATTTACTCTCTAAAATGGGTTATCGCGCCTTCCAGAATGCAAGATACACTACAGAAGCATTTGACGCACCCGGCGAAGACTGCATTCACGGCGTTATCCTCGAAAGTGAACCAGGATTGACACCGATTTATATTCAAGCACGAAAATTATCGCCCTCTAAGACCATCAGCAAAAATGATATTCAAGATTTCATCAGCGCACTTAATGACAAGGGCGGGAAAGGACTTTTTGCGACGACAGCAAGTTTTTCCGAGCAGGCCGCAGAATTTGCAAAGAGTGAAGGAATATTATTAATCGACGGAAATAGACTCGCTAACTTGATGATTACCAGCAATTTTTGTGTGAGCCTAGAAAGAACGTTCACGATTAAATCATTTGACTCAGAGAGTTTCAGCGAGTACGAAGAGTAA
- a CDS encoding FprA family A-type flavoprotein, whose amino-acid sequence MYEAIQANKDTWWVGVNDYETDLFESLWPLPQGVAYNAYLVTGTNATAAIDTVKGPWLDEYIYKLTQALNGRALNYLVINHMEPDHAGLISQLRTKWPGLKFIGNAKTMPLLKGYHGIEENIITVKDGDTLDLGGHILKFATVPMLHWPESMVTFDASTGVLFSNDSFGGFGAHEGGIFDDEKIKSRWEDEMLRYYAAIVAKYSNMVQGALRKLGTLEIKNIFPSHGTLFREDIKQVINLYDKWSRQEGEQGAVVVYGSMYGNTRRMAEAVCAGLGGAKIKDVRLYDVSRADISCVLRDIWRYKALALLACTYNTLLFPPMDALCSKLLNRAPKNKFLGIAGSYSWSKGALTALQVFAEKIKLDKIGPEVEVFTSPTHEDLQKCFELGVNLGEAIS is encoded by the coding sequence ATGTACGAAGCTATACAAGCAAATAAAGATACTTGGTGGGTAGGAGTAAATGATTATGAGACTGATTTATTCGAGTCTTTATGGCCTCTTCCGCAGGGAGTCGCCTACAACGCATATTTAGTAACGGGGACTAATGCAACGGCAGCTATTGACACCGTAAAAGGGCCTTGGCTCGATGAATATATTTATAAATTGACTCAAGCACTCAACGGACGGGCATTAAATTATTTAGTGATTAATCACATGGAACCAGATCACGCCGGTTTAATTTCCCAGCTGCGAACAAAATGGCCGGGCTTGAAATTTATCGGTAACGCTAAGACAATGCCATTACTTAAAGGCTATCACGGCATAGAAGAAAATATTATCACTGTCAAAGACGGCGACACACTTGACTTGGGCGGACATATTTTGAAATTTGCTACAGTTCCTATGCTGCATTGGCCCGAAAGTATGGTAACTTTTGACGCGTCAACGGGAGTGTTATTCTCAAATGATTCATTCGGCGGGTTTGGTGCTCACGAGGGCGGAATCTTTGACGACGAAAAAATTAAATCACGCTGGGAAGATGAAATGCTGCGTTATTATGCTGCTATTGTCGCGAAATATTCAAACATGGTACAGGGCGCATTAAGGAAGCTCGGCACACTTGAGATCAAAAATATTTTTCCCTCTCACGGAACATTATTCAGGGAAGATATAAAGCAGGTTATAAATCTCTATGACAAATGGAGCAGGCAGGAAGGCGAGCAGGGCGCAGTTGTTGTATACGGTTCAATGTACGGAAATACACGAAGAATGGCCGAAGCTGTCTGCGCGGGTTTGGGCGGTGCAAAAATTAAAGATGTCAGATTATATGACGTGTCGAGGGCTGATATTTCATGTGTTCTGCGCGATATTTGGCGTTATAAGGCTCTTGCGCTGCTTGCATGCACTTATAATACGTTACTATTTCCGCCGATGGATGCTCTATGCTCGAAATTATTAAACCGTGCGCCCAAGAATAAATTTTTAGGTATTGCAGGTTCTTACAGCTGGAGCAAAGGAGCTTTAACGGCCTTACAGGTGTTCGCAGAAAAAATTAAACTCGACAAAATAGGCCCTGAAGTTGAAGTATTTACATCGCCGACTCATGAAGATTTACAAAAATGTTTTGAGCTTGGAGTCAATTTAGGAGAAGCAATTTCATGA